The following are encoded together in the Poseidonibacter lekithochrous genome:
- a CDS encoding ABC transporter ATP-binding protein: MIDININKELHGSNGTMNLDVNLQIQKGDFVALSGLSGSGKTTLLRIIAGLEQASGNITIEGETWLDKKDILPVQKRQIGFVFQDYALFDNMSIEQNLLFVNKDKKLANKLLELTELKELAKRMPNTLSGGQKQRVSLCRAMMNNPKLLLLDEPLSALDPSMRTKLQNEILTLHKEFGTTTIMVSHDPSEIYRLSNRVVVLEQGKIINDGFAKDVLLKTQGSQKFSFEGELLDIVKTDVIYIAIISIGQQLVEVVLCEEEANELEIGMKIRVGTKAFAPTISY, translated from the coding sequence ATGATAGATATAAATATAAACAAAGAACTACACGGCTCAAATGGAACTATGAATCTAGATGTAAACCTACAAATCCAAAAAGGTGATTTTGTAGCCCTATCTGGACTTAGTGGAAGTGGAAAAACTACCCTACTTCGTATAATTGCAGGACTTGAGCAAGCAAGTGGAAATATCACAATAGAGGGTGAGACATGGCTTGATAAAAAAGATATACTTCCTGTACAAAAAAGACAGATTGGTTTTGTATTTCAAGACTATGCTTTATTTGATAATATGAGTATTGAACAAAATCTTTTATTTGTAAACAAAGACAAAAAACTAGCTAATAAACTACTAGAACTAACTGAACTAAAAGAACTAGCAAAAAGAATGCCAAATACACTAAGTGGTGGACAAAAACAAAGAGTTAGTTTATGCCGAGCTATGATGAATAATCCAAAGCTTTTACTACTAGATGAACCACTCTCAGCACTAGATCCAAGTATGAGAACAAAACTACAAAATGAAATTCTTACTTTACATAAAGAGTTTGGAACTACAACTATTATGGTAAGTCATGATCCAAGTGAGATTTATAGATTATCTAATCGTGTAGTAGTTTTAGAGCAAGGAAAAATCATAAATGATGGATTTGCAAAAGATGTATTACTAAAAACACAAGGCTCACAAAAATTCTCTTTTGAAGGGGAGTTATTAGATATAGTAAAAACTGATGTGATTTATATAGCTATTATATCTATTGGTCAACAACTTGTTGAGGTAGTTTTATGTGAAGAAGAAGCAAATGAACTTGAAATAGGAATGAAAATAAGAGTTGGAACAAAAGCTTTTGCACCAACAATCTCATATTAA
- a CDS encoding response regulator, producing MGDIKELQKVASSLNILYVEDDEDIAKTIISYLSKLFKEVVYAANGKEGLELYKEAQYDIVITDINMPEMSGLEMATQIKEINNKQNIIIISAYSDVEKFVTSIRLGVDGYIIKPTKYAEMNSILYKLSLKIKNSYENDINEEQQKFLMDHIRQKNLLLRQYTDVIDKVAIVSKTDLRGKIIYANDFFCDVSGYTQEEVIGKTHSIVRHEDMVKTVYVELWKTIQNGDVWEGTLKNKTKNGEPYFVHATIFPIFDDKNKLAEYIGIRFLTTKEEMEKREFKRKVRTSYQEYKKSNQEANQQIALLKEQLTNKMKNDHLQNDLINGFKIRLAKAASQIEYYEKRIHEIEVQQEKKFEFHSKNVNEVTERIKDLNKDLSKRKEMTRDLQEDNETKKQEILKLNSEIIDQRNIIKGLRDTIKNIDEDHENKDRASLFDKFIKI from the coding sequence ATGGGAGATATAAAAGAACTACAAAAAGTTGCTTCATCGCTAAATATACTATATGTTGAAGATGATGAAGATATTGCAAAAACTATCATAAGTTATTTATCTAAGCTTTTCAAAGAAGTTGTATATGCAGCTAATGGAAAAGAAGGATTAGAGTTATATAAAGAAGCTCAATATGATATTGTAATAACTGATATAAATATGCCAGAGATGTCAGGTCTAGAAATGGCAACTCAAATAAAAGAAATAAATAATAAACAAAATATAATTATTATATCCGCATATTCAGACGTGGAAAAATTTGTAACCTCAATAAGACTTGGTGTTGATGGATATATTATCAAACCTACTAAATATGCTGAAATGAATAGCATATTATATAAACTTTCCCTAAAAATCAAAAACTCCTATGAAAATGATATTAATGAAGAACAACAAAAATTCTTAATGGATCATATTCGTCAAAAAAATCTTTTATTACGTCAGTACACTGATGTAATTGATAAAGTAGCTATTGTTTCAAAAACAGACTTAAGAGGAAAAATCATATATGCAAATGATTTTTTCTGTGATGTAAGTGGTTATACACAAGAAGAAGTTATAGGAAAAACTCACAGTATTGTAAGACATGAAGATATGGTTAAAACAGTTTATGTTGAACTATGGAAAACTATACAAAATGGCGATGTTTGGGAAGGTACACTAAAAAATAAAACTAAAAATGGAGAGCCATATTTTGTTCATGCCACAATCTTCCCAATTTTTGATGATAAAAACAAACTTGCTGAATATATTGGCATCCGATTTCTTACAACAAAAGAAGAGATGGAAAAACGTGAGTTTAAAAGAAAAGTTAGAACAAGTTACCAAGAGTACAAGAAGAGCAACCAAGAAGCGAATCAGCAAATAGCATTACTAAAAGAACAATTAACTAATAAAATGAAAAATGATCACCTTCAAAATGATTTAATAAATGGATTTAAAATTCGTCTTGCAAAAGCTGCTTCACAAATTGAATATTATGAAAAGAGAATTCATGAGATTGAAGTTCAACAAGAAAAGAAGTTTGAGTTTCATAGTAAAAATGTAAATGAAGTTACAGAGAGAATTAAAGATCTAAATAAAGACTTGTCAAAAAGAAAAGAAATGACAAGGGATTTACAAGAAGATAATGAAACTAAAAAACAAGAAATACTAAAACTAAATAGTGAAATTATTGACCAAAGAAATATCATTAAAGGATTAAGAGATACTATTAAAAATATAGATGAAGACCATGAAAACAAGGATAGAGCTTCGCTTTTTGATAAATTTATAAAGATCTAA
- a CDS encoding PAS domain-containing sensor histidine kinase, which yields MKNTKQSLYTKLVIIIIFTVTITMAFHATYNYINTKNRIINEIKEDSRETIVSLKSNITNLLAAYAVNEYDNLISNEVKNKNISAIIIEDYNMGKLIGERSYTTGKVKALNKKVYDYDVNNKSQNDILKESFYMDTFDIVNTENETIGVLSVYISDTTMNKELNNIIEESIIDTIIISVLLILFLFISIRLFILKPISDIIEIISNKDSDGIPLKLLKNNNSKEINKLSNTINDMINSVKSSREVLKASENRLNHLLEMSPIAVRITKDQGENVIFSNYAYSKLIKKNDNEALFRNPKDNYEDKKVYENIIESLNNKKDIYNKLVKLNIDNKVVWALASYMNIQYENEECIIGWFYNVTEDKENELKLFEALNLQTAIFDNSGYLMIRTDKDGVIKQINKEVEKLLGYQADELIDIHTPIVLHQEQEIEKRNKLFSQELNKEIKIGFKTLSIKSDLNLENEYEWTYITKAGKEIPILLAITTLKDKNNQTQGYIGIAKDLTQRKILESQAKLASMGEMIGNIAHQWRQPLSVISTIASGITVKSEFGKLELPSVLEDMESIIKQSKYLSKTIDDFRNFIKNTNNKEKQSVLSVLDKTQSIVNSSIVNNDITLITCFEDDGIIDGYENQLIQAIINIINNAKDALAEISEDRYIFMETKKDKDTLVLSIRDNAGGIPENIIDKIFEPYFTTKHQSIGTGIGLSITHQIITKHHDAVIRVTNKTYKYNNQEFTGANFQIIFKTI from the coding sequence CAAAACTTGTAATTATTATTATCTTTACAGTTACTATTACTATGGCATTTCATGCTACCTATAATTATATAAATACTAAAAATAGAATAATTAATGAAATAAAAGAAGATTCAAGAGAAACTATCGTTTCTCTAAAAAGTAATATTACTAATTTATTAGCAGCTTATGCTGTAAATGAATATGACAATCTAATATCAAATGAAGTAAAAAACAAAAATATTTCTGCCATTATCATTGAAGATTATAATATGGGTAAATTAATTGGTGAAAGGTCTTATACAACAGGAAAAGTAAAAGCTCTTAATAAAAAAGTATATGATTATGATGTAAATAACAAAAGTCAAAATGATATATTAAAAGAAAGTTTCTACATGGATACTTTTGATATTGTAAATACAGAAAACGAAACAATAGGTGTTTTAAGTGTTTATATATCAGATACAACTATGAATAAAGAGTTAAACAACATTATTGAAGAGAGTATTATTGATACTATAATTATTTCTGTTTTATTAATATTGTTTTTATTTATTAGTATTAGACTTTTTATTTTAAAACCAATATCAGATATTATTGAGATTATTTCTAATAAAGATAGTGATGGTATTCCCTTGAAACTATTAAAAAACAATAACTCTAAAGAAATTAATAAGTTATCAAATACTATTAACGATATGATTAATTCAGTTAAAAGCTCTAGAGAGGTCTTAAAAGCAAGTGAAAATAGACTTAATCATCTTTTAGAAATGAGCCCTATTGCTGTAAGAATTACTAAAGACCAAGGAGAAAATGTAATATTCTCTAACTATGCCTATAGCAAACTAATCAAAAAAAATGATAATGAAGCTTTATTTAGAAATCCAAAAGATAACTATGAAGACAAAAAAGTTTATGAAAACATAATAGAATCACTTAACAATAAAAAAGATATCTATAATAAATTAGTAAAACTAAATATTGACAACAAAGTAGTATGGGCATTAGCCTCATATATGAATATTCAATATGAGAATGAAGAGTGTATTATTGGTTGGTTTTATAATGTTACAGAAGATAAAGAGAATGAACTAAAACTATTTGAAGCTCTAAACCTACAAACAGCTATATTTGATAACTCTGGTTATTTAATGATTAGAACTGATAAAGATGGTGTTATCAAACAAATCAATAAAGAAGTAGAGAAACTTCTAGGATATCAAGCAGATGAACTTATTGATATACATACTCCAATAGTTTTACATCAAGAGCAAGAAATAGAAAAAAGAAATAAACTATTCTCACAAGAGTTAAATAAAGAGATTAAAATTGGGTTTAAAACACTTAGTATTAAATCTGATTTAAATTTAGAAAATGAATATGAATGGACATATATTACTAAAGCAGGAAAAGAAATTCCTATTCTATTAGCAATTACAACACTAAAAGATAAAAACAATCAAACTCAAGGTTATATAGGTATTGCAAAAGACTTAACACAACGTAAAATACTTGAATCCCAAGCAAAACTGGCTTCAATGGGAGAAATGATTGGAAATATTGCACATCAATGGAGACAACCGCTTAGTGTAATATCGACAATTGCTAGTGGTATTACAGTAAAAAGTGAATTTGGAAAACTAGAATTACCATCAGTACTAGAAGATATGGAAAGTATTATAAAACAATCTAAATACCTATCTAAAACTATTGATGACTTTAGAAACTTCATAAAAAATACAAATAACAAAGAAAAACAAAGTGTACTAAGTGTATTAGATAAAACACAATCTATTGTAAACTCATCTATTGTAAACAATGATATTACTCTTATTACTTGTTTTGAAGATGATGGAATAATTGATGGATATGAAAACCAACTAATTCAAGCAATAATTAATATAATCAATAATGCAAAAGATGCTTTAGCTGAGATTAGTGAAGATAGATATATATTTATGGAAACTAAAAAAGATAAAGATACATTAGTTTTATCTATTAGAGATAATGCAGGTGGTATTCCTGAGAATATTATTGACAAAATCTTTGAACCATACTTCACAACAAAACATCAAAGCATTGGTACAGGTATTGGATTGAGTATTACTCATCAGATTATTACAAAACACCATGATGCAGTAATTAGAGTTACAAATAAAACATATAAATACAATAACCAAGAATTTACAGGAGCCAATTTCCAAATTATTTTTAAAACAATTTAA